Within Paramormyrops kingsleyae isolate MSU_618 chromosome 24, PKINGS_0.4, whole genome shotgun sequence, the genomic segment AGGGAGAGTTGGAGGGCTCCCCCGAGTGCCTATAATTGCCTCtgcatctatctatccattttTCGTAAGGACCGCCAGTACATTGTAGGGCATGTTTCAATATCTAGTTTGTGGAAAATGTAGATATTTTTTCCAGAGTGAAAAAGAGTTTTACTGTTTTGAGATGCGCTGTTATTATGTGAAAATAAAGGCGACAGTGAATCTGTCTCAGACACGTTTGTATTTCTTTTATTTGTCAGAGCAATTTGTCCAACGCGACATACTattgaggcaaatagcacattataaacatacGCGCCACTGAGGAGCGGATTAGGCCGCAGTGCGGCTAGACGGGGCATCCAGTAGGACCCCCAGGTACTGGTGTAAGCAGGACTGGAGCAAACATGGAGATCGTTTGCCAGTCAGCGTGCGAGCAGTTTTTCCTGGACGGCAGTTAGGGGAATGAAGAAAAATATGTTTCGTACAGAAAGAAAGGTGGAAGTGGACACAAAGACGGGGGGGGTTTGGGTACTCCACAAGCATGAAATGTGGTGAGTGATGCCAGGAAGATAACATAGGGGGCGCCATTGCCCCCTCACCCTCACATCACGCTCGGAGAGACCCGACGTTGTGTCCTGGCAAGTCTTCTGGGAGCAGAATGCGGGGGCGAGGATAAGATCAATGGTCTACCCCCATGACCCTTTACCTGGAGACCTGAGGGGCCGTCACCGGGGTGATGTGGGACATGGTGACAGGCCGGGGGCGGGgtgaggggggcagggggtggtgTTTCCATCCAGGTGTCCCGGTTGTCGAACCGACGCAGGGATCAGGTTTCTCCTGCATTAACGACCGATACCAGGCCGATCATCCGTCATGAACGCGGTACCTAAAAGTGTCTCGCCATCCGGCAATTTCACCTTGAACGGTGTGACGGGGACAGAAACGGGGCCTTTGGACTCCCACTCGCTATTCACATTAACCAGCATGGAGCCAAACTGGTGCCTCCACGTACTGGGGAGTATGAGGGACTGAGGGGGGTCGAATAGGAAAATTTCAACTTGTCCACCACGCATGTAACTTCACTGAGAGTGACTGAGGCCGGCAGGGAGGTGGGATGTGAGGTCGGAGATCATGCCGCTCATCTCgcctgagtgatgtcactgtctgtACGATGACATCAGGCACCTGTGCACAGTTTTGGGGAGCAACTGGTTACATGTGACAGTGTCAcgtaaataaattacaaaataaatataattgtaATATAGTACAGTTACTGAGAAAAAAATATCCCATTTTAATAATATtgatattaaattacagttactaATCAAAGTGTTGGTGTTTACAAAGGGGTTAGTATTTCAGCAGTATTTCACTTCATTGCTTGTTCCtacagtagttcacaaaggtttacataattaacagatatagtaacaaatacagtaactgcttgagataaaacatgcgtcacgattcattaatgatcaattaacatgagatcagtatgtaactcagacttagtttgtgattaattaatacataagcaatagcataatactatattatttgtgccccctcaagtgtTACCATTGCAGTTTAAGAGGATAACCTTCCCAATGCTGCCTGTAAATGTGGAATGACGCCACCCCCCCACATTGCCTATTGAAAGGTCATAACCACTCCCAACAGGAACAAGGAAAAATGTACCCAATTTGGAGTCCAGGCTAATCTACCAGAATCATACCACCCCCAAGTGCCACGGTACCGCAGTTATTGCTTCAGTTTTAATGTCCACCCACTCGCAACCATAAATCACGCTGAGCTGCCTGTCCACCGGTGCTTCACACCCATGCTAACTGCTAACCAGGTGTTAATGGCACAAAAGAAACGCAGTTCTGCAGTGTTCCCGGTTCTCGCAGAGCATTTCAGGAACAAATGTCTGTGCCTTGGCCTGGTGCTGCGCAATCTCACGTAATCAATCCAATATCACTATCGGGGAATTCACCGAAAAGAAATCTGGTCAGTAGGTCATGTAGGTCGTTTTATGAATACGCAGAGATGAAAAGAGGCTGTTTTTTAAGTTATAAAGCTTAATTGCTTATCTTGGATTTGTGACATGCCCTTGGTGTAAAACCTGCTTTCAGGGAAGATTTAAGTATTTAAGTATATCCTGAAACACCACACCCACTGTTTCTAGATAAATCCAGAAACTTCTGTGACTACTCTCCCATGTTTTCCTGCACGGACAGCGTTCTCAACCGAGTAGAGGTACAATATTTATAGACGATAACCATCACAGCCACCTCTAACCATAGCGGTACAGGCTAGGCCAATGACCACTCCTAACTGGAAATGCCTTATACCTAATTATAATGGCAGTTGATGAAAACATAatcaaaatgtacattttatagcCAAAAAGGAAACAGAAAATACATAACGGTGGCTTCAAGGATTTACCACTAATTTACATGATCAGATTTGACTTTCAGTTTTAGGCAAAACATGGAAGGTTCTCAAGTACAAACTGTTCAGACAGAGCGGAGTTTATTTAACTGTCAAACACCTGAGCAAGCCTTTACAGGCCCCGCAAAGGATATCCAGAACGTTCTCTTTTAAGCCATGCATCACCCACTCGCCATCTCACATCAGCGATGCACATGTAAATGTAGTGACTCATATGTTCATATATTTACTATATAGTGCAATACAGGTGGAAATAAAATGACACTTTATTTGCCGTGTGAACAAGTGAGTGAAGGTGTATTGGAATTATTTAGTATAATCCTAGTTTTTTGCAAGTAGGCCATCCCTAGAGgattttttctccctacttgggtgtttttggttcctctcctccattttttttctctttctttctttcttcctttctctctctttctttatCCTCCTTTTCCCCTAATTTTTGTTACTATTCTGCTTTAATGATGTTCTgcacccatgtaaagcaccttggggaGACCCTGTTGTGAAAGGCTCTATATAAGAATAAATTGAATGGAATTGAATTGagccccatcttgctctcctttaacacacacaaacagatgaGGATGCAGCTTGGGGCCTGAGCACAAGGTCTGGCCATTTATACCTGCATTTTtcagggggttaagggtcttgctcaagagcccaacagggaaaaaaatagtGTTTGAgtctatttttacatttttatgatGGATCACATTGGACAAGGTGTCAGAAAAAATTATGAAATACAGAGGCTAAAAATGTCATTTGACTGTGAAAGTGAACCGAGTTCCAAAAACTATTCCGAGTTCTTGCCGTTCGCATCTCCCACATCTCTCGTCATTCATCAGTCATCAGGGTCTCCTGTATGTCTCCAGGCTGCCAATTATTGCTCaacacaatgtgattaaaatcaATAAATCTCGGGCTACACCTGCACCTTCGTGCGGTGCACACGCACGCCCACGCACGCCCACGCACGCccacgcacgcccacacaccTGTCCTGACACTTCAACTGCACTGTGGAGCGGAGATCCGGGGGTGGcgggaatgagagagagagagagagagagagtgtgagggGTCTTGGAAAAAGTGGAAAATATGGAAGAGTGGAGAAATGAAGATTCCCTTTGTATCCAGCCACGTTAACCTTCATGAAGTCACCTTACATGGGAAGACAAGTGAAAGTCACATGACTAATGGTGCGCAATAGTCTGGAAAATGTGGTTCTGCTAGACAAATGTATGCTTAAGTTGAACCACTGAAAATTTGCTACAGCTTTTAAGTATGTATATAATTCGATAGACAGTAGTGTGggaaagtcttaggcagtcaaagaaaatgaaggTGTAAATCAATGTTAGCTGAACGTATCCTAACCTTTCCTAAAGTCATCCAAGTGTTTACAGCGACCACCCAGTTCACACACGTAATTGTTGACTTGACCATTAGCGCGTCTTGTCTGGCTAATCAGCACGTATTGAATTATTTGACAAActaagctaaattaatcaagcTGGTGGAGAAATTTAGCAAATACATGGAACGACTgggaggtttgggaactgaagctgtGTTCATCTAGTCGTCCAGCAAGATATCGGTGAATTTTCGGAGAACATACCTGTGGTTTATTTATCGTAATACCGCAAAATAAATCCTCCTCATCTTTATTAATCTCAgtcatacatatataaaaacactgcatatacgtgtgtgtgtgtgtgtgtgtgtgtgcgaccCAGATAGATAGCCGTAAACATTTATGTATGCATGTTTTATAaaattaactaaataaataaatttaaataaatgtgacagCACATATTTCTGGATATGATCAGACCATTTAGACcacgggtgtcaaactccagtcctggggggctggagccctgcacatttttgtgtttaccctcatttaacacaccttatccaactccttgtgctaattaccacacagctcttgagctgaatcatttgtggtggaacagggagagagctaagctacacagggctccggccccccaggactgcagtttgacacccctgatttagacgaaaggaccaggttgggaaaaaCTTTGCATGTGCCCTATGCCagtccaacccccccccacaagatcTTAACTACAACTCAGCTTGGAGTTCTCAAAAAGAGTGCTTTTTAAATGTCTTGCCTCAAAGAAGAAGAGAgaaaaggtgggggggggggcggggataAAACAGGGGAGCTGAAGGATTTGGGGAGTGCAAGAAGAACAagactgagggggggggcatcaaaGTGGCATCACCCCCCCAGGCTTCCCTGGCTTGTATTCCAAGTGCCATAATCACTCATATCTCCTTTAACCAAACCACCGGCCGACGCATCTGTCCGCGTCCCTCCGCCAGACAGACCGGCGAAGCCGTTCAGCGGCGGCCGCTGGCACGCGGCGTTCAGCCTGAGCAAACGTTCAGGGAAAGGAGGAGCGGAAAAAGGAAAGGAAGCAGGAGCCGCCCCGAAGCCGCACTTCACCTGCCGACCATTGATGTTTGGCTGTCAGATGAAAGAGAGGATGGTGTGGAGTGTGACTGACACAGCGAAAACCGCGGGGCGTTACCCCAGTAACCatatttattatctgtatttaaatgtatgAGTTACTTCATTATTATCTACTGCTGAAATAGTTTCAGTGAAAAATATTTCACTCCACTTAACCATATTTTTGTGTAGAAAGACGATATTGTTGTCCGTAGCTCCTCTGAGCTTTTCTGTGAAACTGAATTCTCCAGCTCTTCAGGGCTgatattcataataataataataattatgattattattatttctccTCAGCCATCTAGGCCAtctataaattaaataaattaatcgATGACGACAGAATGTGAAATGTACTTTATTAATGCACTTAAAGTAATTAAATGTGCAAAAAGAAATGGAATGAATTCATGTTTCTTTTCCGTTTCAAATCTAAGCAACGTTTACACATttgaaaaatatgaaatgctggCGCGGATTTTACATTTACTGGTAACATGGAGCACAGACACGGTCAGAGTGATAAGATAACAAAAAAACCAAACCAACAGGCCATGATAACACAGCACCTGATACACGCACCGCACTGGTTACTAAAACACCACACTGCTTACTAAAACAACGCACTGGTTACTAAAACACTGCAGTGTTTATTGAAATCAGACAGAAACAGGCTGCAGGGCCAGTGAGGCGGGGCTAATTTGCATAgggccccccccacaccacagtGCTCTGTGTGGTGTGTAAACAGCACAATCTGCCAGCCACGTGTCAAGGGTACATggaacagtcacatgaccaccccCTGTATGGGGGCCCCTGCATATTCAGGGGCCCCTGCAGGACCGTCGAATGGGCATAAATGCCCCGTCAGTTGCAGGGgacccagcactttacagggacCCCTGAATATGAAAAATGATGGGTAAGggtttacattaactgcaccttcataatgcttttatattacattcatgaaacgttcagtgcaccttcataatgtatttattaagtattcataaaacattcataaacatcgtGTATGTATACctcaacatcctaacatccctcaacagctgtaatatacattaataacaaacattataactgtataatcatgtaatgatTGTTACATGATGTTTGTTACATATGTTTGTTATATGattataaccctaaccctgaccagCGGCCTCCCAGCCCCATACACAGTAAACGGTGATGCACTGTGAGCTCTGACAcctttattattactgttgtttccagcaatttgtgctacagtagctctcctgtgggttCGGACCGCACCGGCAAGCCatcactccacacacacacacaggtgactTTGTAATGCATGTAATCCATGCTATTCACCTCACCTCTCAGTGGTTTTAAATGTTATGGCCAGTTGGCCTACATGAATAAGACATCCAGTAAACTGGAGAACTGAAGGAGTTTCAAACCCGAGAGAAAGATACTTATTTTATATGTCAGcgttgtgtaaaaaaaaaaaaaagccgcaGGTTGAGTTCTGATTGCGCGCGAGGAAATGAGAAAACGCACAACTTCCGTTTTGACTCACTGGCAAAATTTACCTAGTAAAACTACCGATGTGTAAAAATATCGCCATGCTGAGGCCTGCTACTGCTGTACAGGACTTGCCAGAAAAGAGGAAGGAGTAGCTGAAGGCCTGAAGCGACGTCGTTCATTCCGGGAAACCCCTTGAATACCGGGCATCCACAGAAGCAATTACTGACAAACAATTAACTGCATCATGCATCGCGAGTTAACATATTTGAcagagtcagagagagagagagagagagagagagagagagagagagagagagagagagagagagagagagaaaaaagtagAAATACGGCTTTCAATGGGAGCAGCTTGCGTCAAACTGGATTCACGTACCTGAGTCATTGCTGCCCTCTCGTGGTATGAAACAAGATCCCGAAAGGCGCCTTTAAATAGCGGAGTTTGGCAAATGCCGACGAATATTTAACTAACAACTTCCGGTTATGATGAACAGCCTAAGTAAATATTTATTACTAGCTGGAGGTAATATAGAAATATAGTAATACAAACATAAAATTATCTTTTTCTAAGTGCAGGAGAAATCAGATTTTGAGTGTATAACTTTTGTGCGGCTgatattaaatgtttttaaagcgGACTCAAGTGCTTAAACATACGTCAGGGCCACAAATAAGTACTATCAAATCTATAATCCATTAATCTAAATATAACGTGCATTTTACTGACAAGAGTAGTTTTGCGCCGAGTGCATCCATAATTaataatgtatatataaatcTGTCAATAGGTACGCGGATGATGTATCGTGTTTTTGCGCCCGGCCCTACGCGATTTAGTTGCTAGAAAAAGCCTTGGAACGATTGTACGGAACAACACGAACTGAGCCTTAGTGATCACGGGTCATATATCCTGAACTAGTGAAGTTCTGACATTTGAGTCGATTAACTATATTTAGTATTACTTGTTACTCAAATACCCGGTAACCGATTTATGTCGTGCTGTAACAAAGTACTCGTGCATGTGACTTCGATGCATTGCCGACGTGAAGCACGTTTATTCTAGCAGAGGGAAAACACCGCATTCACTGACTGTTTATTAAGGAGAACCGCCCAGATCGAGTGCCCCCAGGTCCGTCGCTGGCGTGTGTTAGCGTAGCATCGGACCCATTTGTTTTACCCCTTTACATCAAAGGCGCACACAAAGCACGAGGAAAACATCATTACGTTTTTATTTTCACCAGTGTGCTgtgagatttttatttttacagaaCCTCGCACCAAAATTGTATCCTTTGTTCTCCCAAAACAAGCAGGGACTCGTCAAACTCCATCAGCAAAGGCAAAAGATACAGAAATTACATACATTCAGTCGAAGCCAACCATCGGGAAGTTAATAACTGCAGGGCCCcttaaacacaaacaaacagccgGTTTCCGACAGCGCAGCAAGTAATTACTTGTCACCTGTCAGTGTCCTGGGGTTTGGACAGTCACTTTCAGTTTGAAGCACAAAGTCAAGTCTGTTGCATTCTGTCCTTTtgagaagtaaaaaaaaaaacagcaaactgAAATATAACCTGAAACATCATCCAGAGTGAGAATTGTTTCCCAGAAGGGTATTAAACTGGTTAgcgtatataaaaaaaaaaaaaaaacttccaaaaCTGGCAAAGTTACTAACAACATGCAAATATCAGGCTTGGTAATGTcacaatttaaataataaacttCACTGCGATCAATATATTCTAAAAATTACAGATAGGGATTCAATACTGAAAGGACGGTATGAAAGGTCCGAAATTCAAACGAGAACAATCCGAGTGAACAATCCTACATTTCAAGGCACTCTATGGATAGTGTGGATTTAATACCTAAAACAGAAGCGCCTTCAGCTAGCAAAGATGTATTAGGAAACTAGGATAAACACACTGAATAGGCCCCCTTGTCCCTCTTAACTGGAAATACGTATCCTGCCCCCAGTTCGCCCTCCACCACATTCTGAAAGCCTGCTTCACTAAGACACCTCCATGTCAACACACTCTAGTCCTCCTGCAGCGAACCGGGACCCCTTGCCCGCACCTCAGAGCGCCTCGAACAAACATATCCCTCCGCCACCGGGGGCCTAATAACCGAGCAGGTGTGTTTTACATTAGAATCAGTACCCTAACCCTCCACAAGTCCTTCAAAGGTTCTAAGGGTTCCTCATAAGCATTGAAAAGACACTTCAAATAAATAACGTTCATTAAACTGCACAAAATAAAGTTACGAAATATAGAacacaaagaaacacatgaatTTTAAATACTAAATTAGTTAAATATTAAACAGTCAAGTCAATGGCGACAAAAACCAGTAAAAACGATGGCAGGTTTGAGCTTCAGTCTGTAGGCCGGGCCAGCCAATGAGAATCAGCACGTGATGGATCACTGCTCCTGCGTGTGCAAGGCGGTGCCCACCAGGGCATGCCGGATGGTGCGGCCGTGCAGCTTGTAACCGTCCAGTCTGACCACGGCCACAATGCCTGGCTGGACGCCTTCAGCCGGCACGTGGCACACGATCTCATGGTCGTAGGGGTCGTACTGACCCCCCACCGGGGTCATCTTCTCCAGGCCGTGTTTGGTGAAGACGCCCTGCAGGCAGCTCTGGATCTCGTTCAGCCTCAGCGACACCCCCTCCTCGCCCTCGAACTCGACCGCCGTCCGCTCCAGGAGGTCAGCGACCTCCACCAGGTCCCGGCAGAAGCTCTGGATGCCTTCGCGGGTCAGGGGGTGAGAGAGTGTGAGGCCCGTGCACTGGCTCGGTTAAATCACAGGATGTGTAGAGAAGGTGCCGTACTCACCAAACAGCTTGGCATCCTCCACAAACTTCTGCGTCTTCTTTCGTACCGTGTCGCAGTCAGCCAAagcttttttatatttttcctgCCAAAACATCGTTTCAAGTCTGCTTGACGGAAATGCATTAAACAAAACATCCTACTCGTAATTTTAGAAATAAACGAACAGCAAAAACAGCTTTAATGTTGGGGGTGTTCAGCCCATCCAGGAGATGCTCTTACAGTCAGATCCTGCACTTGTTCCTCCAGCTTGCTGGCCTGCATCTCCAATGTCCTCACGTTGGTGACCGAGTGCCTTTGGTCCTCCCGGTTGTCGTTGTCATGGCAGAAGTTTCCAGAGCTGCACTGCTCCGCGGCTTTGCTAGATGGACGAACCAGGACCCTGGAAAGCAAACAACTGATATAAAAAGACAAATTTACACATCCTGCCATATAggggttgcaaaattctgggaatattcccattaattcccaCATATTCTTGTTTATTCCCATGCaacttggaatatttccaaaattctcCATCTTAACTTCCCCAG encodes:
- the LOC111850868 gene encoding grpE protein homolog 2, mitochondrial-like isoform X2, producing MAEFCVLLARKTSSAFWRLLPVGPGGSSCLLSRVLVRPSSKAAEQCSSGNFCHDNDNREDQRHSVTNVRTLEMQASKLEEQVQDLTEKYKKALADCDTVRKKTQKFVEDAKLFGIQSFCRDLVEVADLLERTAVEFEGEEGVSLRLNEIQSCLQGVFTKHGLEKMTPVGGQYDPYDHEIVCHVPAEGVQPGIVAVVRLDGYKLHGRTIRHALVGTALHTQEQ
- the LOC111850868 gene encoding grpE protein homolog 2, mitochondrial-like isoform X1, producing MAEFCVLLARKTSSAFWRLLPVGPGGSRVLVRPSSKAAEQCSSGNFCHDNDNREDQRHSVTNVRTLEMQASKLEEQVQDLTEKYKKALADCDTVRKKTQKFVEDAKLFGIQSFCRDLVEVADLLERTAVEFEGEEGVSLRLNEIQSCLQGVFTKHGLEKMTPVGGQYDPYDHEIVCHVPAEGVQPGIVAVVRLDGYKLHGRTIRHALVGTALHTQEQ